In Candidatus Binatia bacterium, one DNA window encodes the following:
- a CDS encoding pseudouridine synthase, with product MERIQKILSRAGVASRRAAEDLIREGRVRLNGKVVEHLGTRADPISDKLTVDGRPAVLNRLRYYLYHKPVGVISSMSDPEGRQSIGQVVRESREHLFPVGRLDYDSSGLVLLTNDGELAQMLTHPKYGVAKVYRVKVRGHMEEKTLDRLASGVRLEDGMTLPAQVTLEARLDKKTRFVMTLHEGRQRQIRRMCEAVGHPVDKLSRVSIGTLKLGRLPPGQKRELHQEEILALWEFTRRSRPESAAPKVKGGRKPASLQRKPPAKPRTGGRRRP from the coding sequence ATGGAGCGGATTCAGAAGATTCTCAGCCGAGCGGGGGTGGCCTCGCGCCGAGCGGCCGAGGACCTGATTCGTGAGGGACGTGTCCGGCTGAACGGGAAAGTTGTTGAGCACCTCGGCACCCGAGCGGATCCGATCTCGGACAAGCTTACGGTGGACGGACGCCCGGCAGTTTTGAATCGCCTGCGATACTACCTCTACCACAAGCCGGTTGGGGTGATCTCGAGCATGTCGGACCCCGAGGGGCGTCAGTCGATTGGTCAGGTGGTACGCGAGAGCCGCGAGCATCTCTTTCCGGTGGGGCGTCTCGACTACGACTCCAGCGGTTTGGTTTTGCTCACCAACGACGGCGAACTCGCACAGATGCTGACACATCCCAAATATGGGGTGGCAAAGGTCTATCGGGTGAAGGTTCGAGGGCATATGGAGGAGAAGACTCTCGACCGTCTTGCCAGTGGCGTCCGGCTCGAAGATGGAATGACGTTGCCTGCTCAGGTCACCCTGGAGGCGCGGCTGGACAAAAAAACCAGATTCGTGATGACCTTGCACGAAGGGCGTCAACGACAGATCCGCCGCATGTGCGAAGCGGTCGGTCACCCGGTCGACAAACTCTCACGCGTGTCGATCGGCACCTTGAAGCTCGGGCGCTTGCCGCCTGGTCAAAAGCGCGAACTCCATCAGGAAGAAATTTTGGCCCTGTGGGAGTTCACGCGTCGTTCGCGACCCGAATCGGCGGCCCCAAAAGTCAAGGGAGGAAGGAAACCTGCTTCGTTGCAGCGAAAACCTCCTGCCAAGCCGCGTACTGGCGGTCGTAGGCGTCCCTGA
- a CDS encoding FGGY-family carbohydrate kinase — MKSTRACLAVLDFGTGGGKCVIFDHAGQRLSSIRHPWDFISVRSSHEELTPGFAFDPESMWNTLARCTREAIDQANLAPEEIVAVTSTSLRLGTVFLDRRKQEVYCAPNLDGRGFAGALELLDAVTRETIVSTTGHWPPFLSSAARLITYQKEPTAEPVAHVLSLSDWLGYRLTGEITSELSNAGESFLLDIAERRWSQELLEAAGISPSVLPPISANGARIGSIHTAAAAATSLKSGTPVFLGGADTQCALLGSGVVDPFEAGVVLGTTAPVMAISDTPCVDLTGKVWAGCHVLPERWTLESNAGETGSAWDWILDLLGIHGADRYEVAENLMAEVTADDERDSAVVSFGHPQVFDLDQYNPHRMVGFGFRQSAFRGPVGPGRGQVLRSFLRNIAFAIRGNLEQLEEKLPGPPNRCTLSGGMSRSRSLQVEIARSLHLPLHLSAEPEATALGAAILASVGVGLHGDRKAAVHEMVQVTVIPPDPELRDAYDRQYAAWQEVFAATKQVSFLP; from the coding sequence ATGAAAAGCACACGAGCATGTTTGGCGGTTCTCGATTTCGGCACCGGCGGAGGTAAATGCGTCATCTTTGACCATGCCGGTCAGCGACTTTCGAGCATCCGGCATCCCTGGGATTTCATCTCGGTGCGATCCTCCCACGAGGAACTGACGCCCGGCTTCGCTTTCGATCCGGAGAGCATGTGGAACACACTCGCCCGATGTACCCGCGAGGCCATCGACCAGGCCAATCTCGCACCCGAGGAAATCGTCGCCGTCACGTCCACCTCACTCAGGCTGGGAACTGTCTTTCTCGACCGTCGCAAACAGGAAGTCTATTGCGCGCCTAACCTCGATGGGCGGGGGTTTGCCGGAGCGCTTGAACTTCTTGACGCGGTCACCCGAGAAACAATCGTGTCGACCACAGGCCATTGGCCGCCCTTTCTCTCGAGTGCGGCGCGGCTGATCACCTACCAAAAGGAGCCTACGGCCGAGCCGGTAGCGCATGTCCTCAGTCTGAGTGATTGGCTGGGCTACCGATTGACCGGAGAGATTACCTCGGAACTCTCCAACGCCGGAGAGTCCTTTCTCCTCGACATCGCCGAGCGCAGATGGAGCCAGGAACTACTCGAGGCCGCCGGAATCTCGCCGTCCGTCCTGCCCCCGATCAGCGCCAATGGTGCACGGATCGGCTCCATACACACCGCCGCCGCAGCAGCGACGTCTCTGAAATCGGGCACTCCGGTGTTCCTGGGGGGTGCGGACACGCAATGCGCCCTTCTCGGATCCGGCGTCGTCGATCCATTCGAGGCAGGAGTTGTTTTGGGCACCACTGCACCCGTGATGGCCATCAGCGATACGCCATGTGTCGACCTCACCGGTAAAGTGTGGGCTGGATGCCACGTGCTCCCCGAGCGCTGGACCCTCGAGAGCAATGCCGGCGAAACCGGATCCGCCTGGGACTGGATTCTCGACCTTCTCGGGATTCATGGAGCCGACCGTTACGAGGTTGCCGAGAACCTGATGGCCGAAGTCACGGCCGACGACGAACGGGATTCTGCAGTCGTCTCCTTCGGCCACCCTCAGGTCTTTGATCTCGACCAATACAACCCTCACCGGATGGTAGGCTTCGGCTTTCGCCAAAGCGCCTTTCGCGGACCCGTAGGGCCTGGGCGGGGGCAAGTCCTGCGATCTTTCCTGCGCAATATCGCCTTTGCGATCCGCGGGAATCTCGAGCAACTCGAGGAAAAACTTCCGGGACCTCCGAACCGCTGCACCCTCTCGGGTGGAATGTCTCGTAGTCGGAGTCTGCAGGTCGAGATCGCCCGCTCTCTCCATCTTCCACTGCACCTCTCGGCAGAACCGGAAGCCACGGCACTCGGTGCGGCCATTCTGGCAAGTGTCGGGGTGGGCCTGCATGGAGATCGCAAGGCGGCCGTTCACGAGATGGTTCAGGTGACAGTGATCCCTCCCGATCCGGAACTCAGGGACGCCTACGACCGCCAGTACGCGGCTTGGCAGGAGGTTTTCGCTGCAACGAAGCAGGTTTCCTTCCTCCCTTGA
- a CDS encoding lysylphosphatidylglycerol synthase transmembrane domain-containing protein, with translation MNETPKEASDTPDRSSGAAKLAVGIATAILAAAGIAFFASDGRELLRAAGDISWVKILVPVIATILSYATMAASYEGIAKAASTPIGFSAMHRITYVSNTINYMVSTGGLSGFAVRMYFFRKNGIPLGRAVTISFVQGLITNLTLLVFLIFAFIFLLTHESLSSAAIASAAVALLVFTSITLLLVGLFLHAPTRRKSIRSVIGAVHVVTARLLGPNRAPTKISLLRLAKNIDDGLAFMQKNGRAMITPILFIIADWFLTLAVLWGCFYAVGLNVPFALISVGFAIGILSTLVSITPAGIGIMESAVTTIFVALGQPLEPTIIAVILFRLIFYALPFGMSIGFFHGMFQDAREHTQLS, from the coding sequence ATGAATGAAACGCCGAAAGAAGCTTCCGACACGCCAGACCGGTCCAGCGGAGCCGCCAAGCTCGCCGTCGGCATCGCGACCGCCATCCTTGCCGCGGCGGGGATCGCGTTCTTCGCCAGCGATGGTCGAGAGCTGTTACGGGCAGCCGGCGACATCTCGTGGGTGAAAATTCTGGTGCCCGTGATCGCGACAATCCTGAGCTATGCGACCATGGCAGCGTCCTATGAGGGCATCGCCAAGGCCGCGTCGACACCGATCGGCTTCTCGGCGATGCACCGAATCACCTACGTCTCGAATACAATCAACTATATGGTTTCCACCGGGGGCCTGTCGGGCTTCGCCGTGCGCATGTACTTCTTCCGAAAAAACGGAATTCCACTCGGCCGCGCCGTGACGATCTCCTTCGTTCAGGGATTGATCACAAACCTGACACTGCTGGTTTTTCTGATCTTCGCTTTCATCTTCCTGCTGACCCACGAGTCTCTCAGCAGCGCCGCTATCGCTTCGGCTGCTGTCGCGTTGCTTGTCTTCACCTCGATCACCCTGCTGCTCGTGGGACTCTTTCTGCATGCGCCAACGAGACGCAAGTCGATTCGGTCGGTGATTGGAGCCGTCCACGTCGTGACGGCCCGCCTCCTCGGACCGAACCGCGCACCCACCAAAATCAGCCTGCTGCGTCTGGCAAAGAATATCGACGACGGACTGGCTTTCATGCAGAAGAATGGGCGCGCCATGATCACGCCCATCCTGTTTATTATAGCTGACTGGTTTTTGACACTGGCAGTTCTCTGGGGCTGCTTCTACGCGGTCGGGCTCAACGTACCTTTTGCCCTGATATCCGTCGGGTTTGCGATTGGCATCCTCTCGACGCTCGTATCCATCACACCCGCAGGCATCGGCATTATGGAAAGCGCTGTGACGACAATTTTCGTAGCGCTGGGGCAACCTCTGGAACCCACCATTATCGCCGTAATCCTCTTTCGCCTGATCTTCTACGCGCTTCCCTTCGGGATGAGCATCGGATTTTTTCACGGCATGTTCCAGGATGCCCGGGAGCATACGCAACTTTCGTGA
- a CDS encoding metallopeptidase TldD-related protein, giving the protein MSATKPVIETAREVLQTAHAAGATSADVVVVSQEAHAASVRLGEVESVELSRQKRLGLRCFRGHSSAIASTADFSASGLESFVRETVAMANVLPEDPDSGLPDATLLERNAPDLQLEDPGGFHIDGDGSITAARDCEEAAMGADPRIRNSEGATSSASASEIAYASSIGFEGHYRTTNHSLSVSPIAEENDAMQGDYWWDSARSREDLADPAEIGRIAAARTLRRLGARKLATTRAPVIFEAPIAASLLGHLAGAICGGALYRKLSFLQERLGEVIASPLVQITDEGRLPGGPASRPFDAEGLPTRSTTIVKDGRLESFLLDTYAGRKLGRPSTGSASRSIGDAPGASPTNFRLAPGLTPASDLITGISRGLLVTSLSGMGVNTITGDYSRGASGLWIEGGEIAYPVEEITIAGNLIDMFQSIDALGDDLRPRSGIAAPSLRIAEMTIAGS; this is encoded by the coding sequence ATGAGTGCCACAAAGCCTGTGATCGAGACAGCTCGCGAGGTTCTCCAAACAGCGCATGCGGCCGGTGCAACAAGCGCCGACGTCGTTGTCGTTTCGCAGGAAGCCCACGCCGCGAGCGTCCGGCTAGGCGAGGTCGAGTCTGTCGAGTTGTCCCGCCAAAAGCGGCTCGGCTTGCGCTGCTTCCGCGGCCATTCGAGTGCGATTGCCTCAACTGCAGACTTTTCAGCAAGCGGGCTGGAGTCCTTCGTACGCGAGACCGTTGCCATGGCCAATGTCCTGCCGGAAGATCCGGACTCCGGGCTTCCCGACGCTACGCTCCTCGAGCGCAACGCGCCCGACCTGCAGCTCGAAGACCCCGGCGGCTTTCATATCGACGGCGACGGTTCGATCACGGCAGCCCGGGATTGCGAAGAGGCCGCGATGGGAGCAGATCCACGAATTCGTAATTCCGAGGGAGCCACCAGCTCTGCGTCCGCCAGTGAAATCGCCTACGCCTCCTCGATCGGATTCGAAGGGCATTATCGTACCACGAACCATTCACTTTCCGTGTCGCCGATCGCCGAAGAAAACGATGCCATGCAGGGGGATTATTGGTGGGATTCGGCGCGCAGCCGAGAAGATCTCGCCGACCCTGCCGAGATTGGACGAATCGCTGCTGCAAGGACTCTCCGACGGTTGGGAGCTCGGAAGTTGGCCACGACGCGGGCGCCGGTTATCTTCGAAGCACCCATCGCGGCTTCCCTGCTCGGCCATCTGGCCGGGGCAATTTGTGGCGGTGCCCTCTACCGGAAGCTTTCCTTCCTGCAGGAACGTCTCGGAGAAGTGATCGCTTCCCCGCTAGTCCAGATTACCGACGAGGGGAGACTCCCGGGCGGCCCCGCTTCCCGACCCTTTGATGCAGAAGGATTGCCGACGAGGTCGACCACGATCGTCAAGGACGGTCGTTTGGAGAGTTTCCTCCTCGACACGTATGCAGGCCGAAAGTTGGGCCGCCCATCGACAGGGAGCGCCAGCCGCTCGATCGGCGATGCTCCCGGGGCAAGCCCTACAAACTTCCGCTTGGCCCCGGGCCTAACGCCCGCGAGCGATTTGATCACTGGAATTTCGCGCGGATTGCTGGTCACGAGCCTGTCCGGCATGGGGGTCAATACCATCACTGGAGACTACTCCCGCGGAGCCAGCGGGTTGTGGATCGAAGGCGGCGAAATCGCCTATCCCGTGGAAGAAATCACGATTGCAGGAAATCTCATTGATATGTTCCAATCCATCGATGCCCTCGGCGATGACCTGCGACCTCGTTCAGGCATCGCAGCACCGTCTTTACGCATCGCCGAAATGACGATCGCCGGCAGCTAG
- the tldD gene encoding metalloprotease TldD, with translation MSTDDSKDSITAIDTRFGLDARQLEQTLGTALARKSDFADLYFELRESTHVGLEEGLVKRANVSISQGVGVRVLAEEKTGYAYSDEITPEALELAAASARTIAHGSSAERRIAVRTGIASPTHNLYPIDAKGVSRPLPDRIDLLQKIDKEARKFDSRICNVMANLAIEEKQILVTNSEGTHIADSQPLVRVNVSCVAESGGKRETGNAGAGGRFSIGFYLDEPEQAFRLARDAARQAIVNLDAEEAPAGEMKVVLGPGWPGVLLHEAVGHGLEGDFNRKKTSAFADRIGDRVASELCTVVDDGAMERRRGSLNMDDEGTPTGRTVLIEKGRLRGYLQDRLNARLMGVSPTGNGRRESFMHAPLPRMTNTFMLSGEDDPGDILRSVDNGIYAVSFGGGQVDITNGKFVFSAREAYRIEGGKVGAPLKGVTLIGNGPDALTRISRVGNDLALDEGIGVCGKDGQSVPVGVGLPTIRLDGMTVGGTRT, from the coding sequence ATGAGCACCGATGATTCGAAGGACAGTATTACCGCGATCGACACACGGTTCGGCCTGGACGCCCGGCAACTCGAGCAGACCCTCGGGACAGCTCTTGCCCGAAAGTCCGACTTTGCAGACCTCTATTTCGAGCTCCGCGAATCCACCCATGTAGGACTCGAGGAGGGTCTCGTCAAAAGAGCCAACGTCAGCATCTCGCAGGGCGTGGGGGTGCGCGTGCTAGCCGAGGAAAAGACGGGCTACGCCTATTCCGATGAAATCACTCCCGAAGCCCTCGAACTGGCTGCAGCGAGCGCGCGCACCATCGCACATGGGAGCAGCGCGGAACGGCGCATCGCGGTCCGCACGGGCATCGCCAGCCCAACTCATAACCTCTACCCGATTGATGCGAAGGGCGTTTCTCGCCCCCTCCCTGATCGGATCGACCTCCTGCAGAAGATCGACAAGGAGGCCCGAAAGTTTGATAGCCGCATTTGCAACGTCATGGCGAATCTCGCCATCGAGGAAAAACAGATTCTGGTTACCAACTCGGAGGGGACCCATATCGCCGACAGCCAGCCTCTGGTTCGTGTGAACGTATCCTGCGTTGCGGAATCGGGCGGAAAGCGCGAGACCGGTAACGCCGGTGCCGGCGGCCGTTTTTCGATTGGCTTCTATCTCGACGAACCCGAACAAGCCTTCCGTCTGGCTCGTGATGCCGCTCGCCAGGCCATCGTCAATCTCGATGCAGAAGAAGCGCCTGCCGGAGAAATGAAAGTCGTTCTCGGGCCTGGCTGGCCCGGCGTCCTGCTTCACGAGGCAGTCGGCCACGGGCTCGAAGGCGATTTCAACCGCAAGAAGACTTCCGCCTTTGCCGACCGGATCGGAGACCGTGTCGCATCGGAACTCTGCACGGTGGTCGACGACGGTGCCATGGAGCGACGGCGCGGATCTCTGAATATGGACGACGAAGGCACTCCGACGGGACGGACCGTCTTGATCGAGAAAGGCCGGTTGCGCGGCTATTTACAGGACCGCCTCAATGCACGCCTGATGGGAGTTTCACCCACCGGCAACGGCCGCCGAGAGAGTTTCATGCATGCACCTCTGCCCCGTATGACGAATACCTTCATGCTCTCGGGCGAGGATGATCCGGGGGACATCCTCCGTTCGGTCGACAACGGCATCTATGCGGTCTCTTTTGGGGGTGGCCAAGTCGATATCACGAACGGGAAGTTCGTCTTTTCCGCAAGAGAGGCGTACCGCATCGAAGGGGGCAAGGTCGGCGCGCCCCTGAAGGGCGTCACCCTGATCGGAAACGGCCCTGACGCGCTCACGCGAATCTCACGTGTCGGTAATGATCTCGCTCTCGACGAAGGCATCGGAGTTTGCGGGAAGGACGGACAATCGGTTCCGGTGGGCGTAGGCCTACCCACCATCAGACTCGACGGTATGACAGTTGGAGGAACGCGCACATGA
- a CDS encoding tetratricopeptide repeat protein, producing the protein MAEPQELDRVRQELLRISKDAGADLAEGALWISVLETPDLPINDYLGWLDRTAADAQRTISRVDAPGLLGMVRDHLKFRGDDQNYYDARNSCLDQVIDRRRGIPITLSLIYLALAIRLGEDAAGVNAPGHFLVRHGDTIVDPFRGALMSRSAFANHLEGLGLPKPSEQADQLLAQPAGHRSILARMLVNLRGIHLRSQNYPKCLAVVDLLHHLDPENPGWMRERGLIYRQLDCNDQARSDLERYLLSSPPPKEAETIRELIISMEEKPRVLH; encoded by the coding sequence GATCTTGCGGAGGGCGCCCTCTGGATTTCTGTTCTGGAAACACCTGATCTGCCAATAAATGACTATCTGGGCTGGTTGGACCGTACCGCGGCGGACGCGCAAAGGACCATTTCGCGGGTAGATGCTCCGGGCCTGCTCGGAATGGTTCGGGATCATCTTAAATTCCGGGGCGATGACCAGAACTACTACGATGCTCGAAACAGCTGTCTCGATCAGGTCATTGATCGCAGACGCGGCATTCCGATCACCCTTTCGTTGATCTATCTCGCACTCGCGATACGCCTCGGCGAAGACGCCGCAGGCGTCAATGCTCCGGGGCACTTTCTGGTGCGGCACGGTGATACCATCGTGGACCCCTTCCGCGGAGCGCTCATGAGCCGCTCCGCTTTCGCAAACCACCTCGAAGGCCTCGGCTTGCCCAAGCCCTCCGAACAGGCCGACCAGCTCCTGGCGCAACCCGCCGGTCATCGAAGCATTCTTGCGCGGATGCTGGTGAACCTGCGCGGCATCCACCTCCGATCTCAAAACTATCCGAAGTGCCTGGCCGTGGTCGACCTCCTGCATCATCTCGATCCCGAAAATCCGGGTTGGATGCGCGAGAGGGGCTTGATCTACCGGCAACTGGACTGCAACGACCAGGCGCGTTCAGATCTCGAGCGCTATCTCCTGTCATCGCCTCCCCCCAAGGAAGCCGAAACGATTCGCGAACTAATCATATCCATGGAAGAAAAGCCTCGCGTCCTTCACTAG